The DNA region GTCCGTTACTTATTTTAGTTGCAATACTTTTGAAAACAAAAATCCAAGAGAAAAAAATGGTAGAGGGTTAATAGGATGAGTGCTAACTTAGATACAACATTAGATTTTCAAACTATTATTGATATAGGCTTTGTTCCAAGTGCTTTAATTATAGGGGGATGGATATGTGCTTTAATCTTAACCCTTGTATGCATTTATTACTCAGTTGTCTATATTTATTATCACACAAGAAAAAAACCTTGAAATAGGAGTTGGATTCTATTGATTAAAATAATTTCAAAAAAACTACCAATAAATAAAGCTATAAAAACAACCAAATTTATTGAAAGTAAAGTAGATAAGAATATCCACCAGAATAAAATTATGTTGGATGATCTAATTGGTAGTAGTGACGATGTAATTATTCGAAAGTTTGAAGTCGAAAACAAGATGTTTATGGTTTGCTATATTAAAGGTATGGCAAATGTTAAAATGATTGATGAAGAGATTATTAGTGCTATTATGGATCCCTTAAACAAGTTGAAGGAAATAAATCCTGAAAATTTGTATCAAATTGTAAAGGATAGCATTATCTGTGTATCTGATTTGAAAGATGTTGAAGCTATGGATGAAGTAGCATTGGCCATTTTAAGTGGTGAATCAGCTCTTTTTATTAATGGATTTGAAACAGCTATAGTGATTAATACAAAGGGTTTTGAAGCAAGAAGTGTTGAAGAGCCTCAAACAGAAACAGTAGTTAGGGGGCCAAGAGAAGGCTTTACTGAAAATATTCTGGTGAATACGGCATTAATTCGTCGCAGATTAAAGAGTCGTGAATTGGTTTTTGAAAAAATGATTTTGGGAAAACAGACGAATACGACAATTGTTATAGCCTATATTAACAATATTGCAAATCCAAAAGTAGTTGAGGAAGTTAAGTTGAGATTAACACGAATAAAAGACCATATTGATGCTATTTTAGAATCTGGATATATTGAGCAATATATTGAAGACAATCCTAGATCCATTTTTCCAACTATAGGAAATAGCGAAAGACCAGATGCTGTTGCAGGTAAATTATTAGAAGGTAAAGTTGCAATAGTGTGTGATTGTACACCATTTGTCTTAATGGTACCATATTTATTTATTGAAAACATACAGCATAGTGAAGATTATTATATTGGTCCATACATTGCCACTTGTTTTAGGTTAATTAGGCTTTTGGCTTATATCATTACCATATCCTTACCCGCATTATATATTGCCGTTACAGTTTTTCATTATGAGATGATTCCAACGATACTTTTTATAACAATGGCAGCAGCGAGAGAGGGAATACCATTACCTTCTTCTGCTGAAGCTTTTTTTATTGTAATTATTTTTGAAATTATTAGAGAAACGGGAACAAGAATGCCTAAGCCTGTAGGACAAGCAATTAGTATAGTTGGTGCATTGGTTCTTGGGCAGGCGGCGGTAGATGCAGGAATTGTTAGTAGTCCTATGATTATAGTAGTAGCAATAACAGGAATAACAACTTTTATAAACCCTTCGCTTGTCAATACTAGTTTTATTCTGAGAGCTTTCTTTATGATCTTGGCTACTGGTCTTGGATTATATGGTATACTCATTGGATTTTTCTTTGTTTTAGCGCATATGTGTTCCTTAAGATCCTTTGGTGTCCCATTCTTTACACCTATAGCACCAATGGTTTTTAAGGAGCTAAAAGATTCTATAATTAGACTGCCATTATGGTCCATGACGACAAGGCCGGAGTCTATTGCCCAGGGGGGGAATAGTAAAAGACAGGCCACAGATTTAAAACCAGGGCCTCCTAAGGAAAGAAAGAAGGGGAAAAAGTGAAATTAAGATATTTTTTAATACCATTTTGTTTGTTTTTTTTAGTTGGTTGTAGTGAATCTCAGCTTAATCGAGTGGGTATAGTTGTAGCGGTAGCAATTGATAAAGATCAAGCTACAGATAAAATAATTTATACTGCCCAGGTCATTAGGCCTGGTTCACTCATCAAAAATTCTAGTAGTAAAGAAGCTGTTATTGAAATGGTTACCTCAGAAGGCACTACAATATTTGAAGCCATTAGAAATAATACCCAAGAATTTGATAGAATTAACTTCTATGCACATACAAAAGTCATTATCTTAAGTGAAGCAGTTGCCAAAGATGGAGCGTTATCTTATCTTGATTTTTTTGTGAGAGGAAAAGAATTAAGAGGGTATACCTTAATATGTGTTGCAAAAGATGTGGAAGCTAGGGAAATAATTGGTGTTAAAGAGGGAATTGATAATATAGGGGCAATTTATTTGATGAACATTATTGAAAATCAGAAATTTCATAACAAATCAATTGCATCAACGGTAATACAATATTATAGAGATGTATTAAAAGAAGGAATAAATCCAACCATGGGGGTATTAGAGTTAGTAGATACAGAAAATTATGCAAACGAGGATAAGCAAACAAATAAATCTCAAGCAGTTAAACTCACAGGGACAGCAGTATTTGATAAAGATGTTCTAGTTGGGTATCTTACTGAGGAAGAAACAAAAGGATATAATTGGATTCATGGTGAAGCAAAAGATGTGGCTATGGTTTTACCTTCTATATTAGAAGAAGGAAGGTTTGTAACGATTGAAATTGAAAAACAAAAATCAAAGATTATTCCTAAAATTAAGGACGGAGATATATCCTTTACTATTGAAGTAGAAGTGAATGCAAGCTTAGTCGAAGAACAAGGTGAAAAGAGCATCATTTATCCGAAAGCAATGCTTGATTATCTTGATGAATTAAAGGTTGGCGCAGAAAAGCAAATTGACGAAGATATCAATATTTCGATGAAAAGAGCACAAAAAGAGCTTGATTCAGATATTTTTGGATTTGGTGTAGCATTAAATAATAAATATCCAAAAAAATGGAAAGAGGTAAAGGATCATTGGGATGATATTTTCCCCTACATTGTTTATGACACAGAGATTAAGGTTAATTTTATTGGCACTGATTTAAAGGAAGGGATATTTGAAATTAAATAACCTAAAAATAGAGGCCAAGTGGCCTCTATTTAGGTTTGAAAACTGTGTTTATGAAAGTTGATATATTAAAACATTGCGTTCATGGTATCTAACTTAAATTGTACTAATTCATTATATTCTATTAAGTAAGTATAGAGTTTCTGAATGCTAACTGCTGCAGTGTTGGCGTCTTCGGCTTCAGTTGCTGTACGCAGGTCTTCTTGAATGGATTTGATTTCAATAGCTTTTGATTCCCATTCGTTGCTTGCAGCTAAAATGGCAACTTTATAAGCAGCTTTACTAGCTTTATAAGTATTCAAACTATCTATCATGAAGGTTTTTATGCTTTGTCTAGCTTCTTCAGTTGTAATTTCTCCTGCTTTAACTTTGGCATAAAGATCTGTCTTTACAACTTCTAATTCAGCCATTGTTTTGTCTCTATAAGTTGTTTTTATAGTAGATCGTGTATTTGATATTGCTACTTTAAGCTCATCTTTATTCTCAAGTGCTGTTTTATAAGAGTTAACTAACTCTGGTGAATATTTTGCTACTGTTTCTAAATACTCTACATTTGTTTCTTTAACTTCTGGATTAGAGCATTTTGAATTACATAAACCTTTTAGGTTGGTACATGTATCGTTTTTATCAATACAGGTATCTTTTGTATTGGTACATGCATCTTTTGTATTAGTACATACCTCTTGTTTATCAGTGCGATAATCTTTTTTGTATGTACGAAGGTCTTGCTTATCGGTACGAAAATCTTTTTCATTTGTGCGAAGGTCTTGTTTATCGATACGAGATTCTTGTTTCTGGTCAAATGAACAATCATTATATTTATCATTATTCGTTGATTTAGTTTTGGGAGATGCATTTGCACTAACCACCATTGTTGATGAGAACATCAGGACCATTGTGAAGATTATTAATAACTTTTTCATATAAATCACTCCTTATTTAATTTGATAAGCCTAGTATAACTTTGAAATTAAGTAAAAAATAGGTATAAATGTATGAAAAGTGTGTTAAATACAATACCTATTCCTTAAACCTTGTGAACTTCTATTATAATAGATATAATAAGGAGACAAGCAATCCTAGAATTAAGGAGGCTAAAAGAGTGAAACATATTTTTGTTGTTGATGATGATAAAGAAATTCGACTTCTCATAAAGAAGTATCTTGAAAAAGAAAGCTTTAAGGTTACTGATTTTTCGGATGCTACCTTAGTTTATTCTGAGATACAAAGACTATCACCTGATTTGATCATATTAGATATTATGATGCCAAGTATTGATGGCATTGAACTCTGTAAGAAGATAAGGAAGGATTACGACTTGCCTATTATTTTTGTTTCTGCTAGAGGAGAAGAAGTGGATCGTATCATTGGTCTTGAAGTGGGCGGGGATGATTATGTAGCGAAACCCTTTAGCCCAAGAGAATTACTTGCAAGAATAAAAAATATATTACGAAGATTAGAAAAGGTGAGTGATCATGGTGAAGAATTAGAAGAGTCTGTTATGATTAGAAATACAACTCTTTCATTTTCCACAAGGCTTGTAGAGATCAATGGAACTGAAATTAGCCTAACTGTAAAAGAATTTGATATTTTAAAGCTCATGATGGAGAATCAAAACAAAGCTTTCAACCGAGATCAGCTCCTTGAAAAAGTTTGGGATTATGATTTTGCTGGGGAAGGTCGAGTCGTTGATGATGTGATAAAGAGGATAAGAAAGAAACTTAATGATGCAGGTAGTGAGATGGAGATTTTGACTGTTTGGGGGTTTGGTTATAAAATTGAAAGCTCATAGAAAGGTAGACTACTTACAAACTAAAAGAAGTCCAACACTGATTAGGTGAGGGGCTTCTTTTGAGTATTACTTCTAATATACATGGTAAGGGTTTATGGTACATCTCTTAGTTTTGCACTCCAACGATCACATCTGGATCTGTCTCAGTTACTGCGATAATTTCAAGATTTAGGCTGGTATGAACTGCAACCAATGCTTCGGCTCTACTAATGGGTGCATTAGGTTTGAAACTGCCATCTGGGTATCCGATCATGATATTTGCTTCAGTTGCAGCAATAACGGCTTGCTTGCTCCAAAGTGCAATAGAAGACGCATCGGTAAAGTAAAGTGTATTCGATATCGCTGTCAGAGATTTGAGACGTTTGATAATGACAGCCCCTTCCTGACGGGATATGTTGCCTTCGGGACGAATACTACCATTTGGATAGCCTATGATATATCCTGCTGTTTGAGCTTTTTCAATAACGGGTACATACCAGGAATTACGTGCCACATCCGTGTATGTAGTCATTGAAGCACTCGTGTAGTTAAAGGCATTGTTTACTAAGGAAAAAAACTCTGCTCGTGTAATTGCTTCGTCGGGCTTGAATGACCCATCAGGATATCCTTTTGTAATTCCAGATTCGAGGGATGACTTTATTGTTTCGCTAGCCCAATGTGACGCATAGTCATTTACCGGAGTTGCACCAAATATTGGTACAATTGCCGAGAAAACGATAAGCAAACAAAGAACCAGTGTTAATGGTCTATAAATTAATTTTTTCATTTTATTCTCCTTAGGTACTTTTATCCCTGTGAATGTAAGCTTAAGTCATACGCTTTAATAAGTTAGGGTTGTGAAATGGAAAAGAAAGGACGCTGTTAATAAATAATGACTGTTGCGCATACTTATCATACCCTAAATAGAATAATATAACAACAAGTATTATTTTATCCTATTTTTATTTTGCTATTTCAACAGTTACGAGAGGTTAAGATTACGCCTGTTTAAGGGGGTATAAAATTGAAAAAAGTAACTGACAGTTTTTTATCAATATGTTAAAATTAAAACTATAGTTGAAAACAGATTAAAGTTATAATTATTTTTAACCGAATGCAGAGGTTTTGTAACATTGACTGAGATAAAGAGGAGAAGGATAAACCGTGGGTACAAAAACAATCATTAAAATTGCAATGTTGAATTTGGCAATCGTTGTGCTTAATATAGTGATTTTCTCAAAAGGGCTTTTAGATATTGAAATAGGAGGGACAAGTGTTTTTGAAACTGCGTTTGGTTTTACGGCTATATTAATGAGTTTCATCATTTTTGTTTTAGGAAACTACAAACTTATATCTGGAAAAAAAGAAATAATTCATGCGATTGAACTCAAAACAGTTGAGGATTGTATAATAGCGCTTAAACAGCAGCATGTAAAAAAAACTTTTTCAAAAGATATTGCTAATATATTAGAACAAATAGAAAGGTTCATGAAAAAGAAAGAAACACTAAAGGATATTCTACTTCAGAAATTTAACATTGGAGAAATGAGTTATTTAAAATTTGAAGGAGCTGTATTAGGTATTCAAGAAGTGTTTTACATAAATATCAAAAGTATATTAAATAAATTAAACGCTTTTGATGAACAAGATTACAATCGTATTCGAAACGATAGTATTCAAAAAAATTTCACAAAAGAATTCATTCAAACTAAGCTTAGCATATATAATGAGTATATTGTATTTGTAAAAGATTCAATTGAAGACAATGAACAAATTTTACTTAAACTTGACAAGCTTCTTTTGGAAATATCTAAGTTTAGCAGTTTGGAAGATGGAGAAATTGAGAAAATGAGTGCAATGATAGAGGTAGATGAACTGATTAACAAGACAAAGCTTTACAAATAAAAAGACACAGGAGTGAGAGCAAATATGAATGAGAAAAACAATTCAATTAAAATGATTATCATTTTGACAGTTATTGCAGTAGTCGTTTTTGGAATTATTTATGGAGGTATTCAGGTAACAAGAAATTTAGGGAAAAGTGAAAAAGTTGTGACAACGGAAAATGCTATGGAAACATTGAAGGATCTTTACAGTGAGATAACCGTAAACACAATAACACCTAGAAAGGTTCCGGTAAGTCTTGAAACCACAAGTTTAGAGGAATCATTGCCGAGTATAGATAAATTTCCAGCACAAGTAGAAAATACAACGGATACTTATATCGAAATATTTTCTTCCACTGAAAAATCGGGTGAAGGAAAAGACGGCTGGTTAAATGACGTTGCAAAAGCCTTTAATGATGCAGCTATAAAAGTGAACGATCAAACGGTTTCTGTAAAAATTAGAGGTATAGCCTCTGGAACGGGAATGGATTATATCGTTTCAGGAAAATATATTCCAGATGCATTTACTCCCTCCAATGAACTATGGGGAGAAATGATGTTATCAAAAGGAACAGACATCACATTGGTTGATGAGAGACTAACCGGAAATGTGCCGGGAGTTCTTTTAACCAAAGCTAAATATGATGAACTTATTGATAAGTATGGTGCAATTAACCTGAAGGTAATCACTGAAGCAGTTGCCAATAATGAAATTGCAATGGGTTATACCAATCCGTTTGCAAGTTCTACAGGACTTAATTTCTTAGTATCTACATTATATACTTTTGACGAAAAGAATCCATTAAGTGAAAAGGCTGTTCAAGGTTTTGAAACATTCCAAACGAACATACCATTTGTGGCATTTACGACTTTGCAAATGAGAGAATCCGCCAAATCTGGTGTTTTGGATGGTTTTATTATGGAATATCAAACGTATCACAATTCACCGGACTTAAAGTCTGATTATATATTCACTCCATTTGGTGTCAGACATGATAGTCCAATGTATGAAATAGGAAACCTTTCTACTGAAAAGAAAGAAATCTTGAGCAAGTTTATTGAATTCTGCAAAATGGAAGAAAGCCAAAAACTAGCCTCGGAGTATGGATTTAATAATCTAAATGAATATAAACCGGAAATAGGTAATATCAACGGAGATACCATTACACAAGCTCAGAAACTATGGAAAGAAAAGAAAAACGGTACGAATGATATTGTTGCAGTATTCGTAGCGGATATATCTGGAAGCATGGAGGGGGAACCCTTGAATAAACTTAAGGAATCTCTTCTAAGTGGTTCACAATTTATCGGAAAAGATAATTCAGTGGGATTTGTTACATTTTCAACGGATGTGAATATTAATCTTCCTATTGGGAAATTTGACCTGAATCAGAGATCATTATTTACAGGAGCTGTAACAGATATGCAGGCAACAGGAAGTACAGCCATGTTTGATGCAATTGTTGTAGCTACAAAAATGCTGATGGATGAAAAAGCCAATAATCCCAATGCAAAACTAATGCTCTTTGTGTTAAGTGATGGTGAAACAAATCAAGGCTACAATTTTAACGATATAGAGAGCATGGTAGAAGTTTTGAAAATACCTGTTTATACAATCGGATATAATGCCAACATAAAAGTATTGCAAAATATTTCAAGTATAAATGAAGCAGCAAGTATTAATGCGGATACAGATGATGTTATTTATAAGCTCCAAAACTTATTCAATGCGCAAATGTAAATAGTTGCTACTAGGTAAAAATATTACTTACCAATAAATGATTAGGAGGGTTATTCATATGAGTTTTTCTATGGAAGTTACAGATACAGAATTAGTTAAAAAAGAGATTGTTGAGCAGGTAAAGCCAGTTCCTGAAGAAATTGCTAAGTTAAAAGAGTTGGCAGATAATAATGTATCAGAAATCATGGCATTAGACATGGATTCATTAGAAAAAAGAAAAGTAGTACTTCAATCAATTGATGAATTTGGACTGGAAACACTTCACAGTTCAGCGAAGAAAAATTCACTACTACAAGTTTCTGTTGGAAGTTTATCTAAAATGGGAGGTGAAGGTGGATCAGTTGCAACTAGCCTTCTTGATTTGCATCATGAAATCAAAGATCTTGATCCCAGCTTAATTGACTTTACAAAAACAGGAATTTTGGGAAAAATTTTCAACCCTTTAAGAGCTTATTTTGAGAAATACGAAAAGGCAGACAGTGTGATTAATGATATTGTGGTATCTTTAGAAAAAGGTAAAACAACCTTGAAAAACGATAACACAACTTTGGAAATTGAAGAAATGTCCATGAGAGATCTTACAAAAAAACTTACAAAAGAAATTGAAATGGGAACAATGATGGACGAAACAATTTCTAAACAAATAGACAACGCTAAAGCTAGCAATGAAGATCCGGAAAAAATCAGATTTATCACTGAAGAGATTTTATTCCCATTGAGACAAAGAATTATGGATATGCAGCAAATGATAGTAGTGAACCAACAAGGAATCATGGCTATTGAAGTCATAAGAAGAAATAATAAAGAACTCATTAGAGGCGTAGAGCGCGCAAAAAATGTAACGATTTCTGCAATGAGAATTGCTGCTATCGTTGCAAGCGCTTTGTATAATCAAAAAATTGTATTAAAAAAGATCGAAATGTTGAATGCAACAACAAATGAATTGATAAGCGGAACCTCTAGGATGTTGAAAGAACAAGGAGCAGAGATTCATAAGCAATCAATGGAAGCCAATATATCTGTGGATACTTTAAAGACAGCT from Firmicutes bacterium HGW-Firmicutes-1 includes:
- a CDS encoding spore germination protein, with product MIKIISKKLPINKAIKTTKFIESKVDKNIHQNKIMLDDLIGSSDDVIIRKFEVENKMFMVCYIKGMANVKMIDEEIISAIMDPLNKLKEINPENLYQIVKDSIICVSDLKDVEAMDEVALAILSGESALFINGFETAIVINTKGFEARSVEEPQTETVVRGPREGFTENILVNTALIRRRLKSRELVFEKMILGKQTNTTIVIAYINNIANPKVVEEVKLRLTRIKDHIDAILESGYIEQYIEDNPRSIFPTIGNSERPDAVAGKLLEGKVAIVCDCTPFVLMVPYLFIENIQHSEDYYIGPYIATCFRLIRLLAYIITISLPALYIAVTVFHYEMIPTILFITMAAAREGIPLPSSAEAFFIVIIFEIIRETGTRMPKPVGQAISIVGALVLGQAAVDAGIVSSPMIIVVAITGITTFINPSLVNTSFILRAFFMILATGLGLYGILIGFFFVLAHMCSLRSFGVPFFTPIAPMVFKELKDSIIRLPLWSMTTRPESIAQGGNSKRQATDLKPGPPKERKKGKK
- a CDS encoding DNA-binding response regulator, coding for MKHIFVVDDDKEIRLLIKKYLEKESFKVTDFSDATLVYSEIQRLSPDLIILDIMMPSIDGIELCKKIRKDYDLPIIFVSARGEEVDRIIGLEVGGDDYVAKPFSPRELLARIKNILRRLEKVSDHGEELEESVMIRNTTLSFSTRLVEINGTEISLTVKEFDILKLMMENQNKAFNRDQLLEKVWDYDFAGEGRVVDDVIKRIRKKLNDAGSEMEILTVWGFGYKIESS
- a CDS encoding VWA domain-containing protein — its product is MNEKNNSIKMIIILTVIAVVVFGIIYGGIQVTRNLGKSEKVVTTENAMETLKDLYSEITVNTITPRKVPVSLETTSLEESLPSIDKFPAQVENTTDTYIEIFSSTEKSGEGKDGWLNDVAKAFNDAAIKVNDQTVSVKIRGIASGTGMDYIVSGKYIPDAFTPSNELWGEMMLSKGTDITLVDERLTGNVPGVLLTKAKYDELIDKYGAINLKVITEAVANNEIAMGYTNPFASSTGLNFLVSTLYTFDEKNPLSEKAVQGFETFQTNIPFVAFTTLQMRESAKSGVLDGFIMEYQTYHNSPDLKSDYIFTPFGVRHDSPMYEIGNLSTEKKEILSKFIEFCKMEESQKLASEYGFNNLNEYKPEIGNINGDTITQAQKLWKEKKNGTNDIVAVFVADISGSMEGEPLNKLKESLLSGSQFIGKDNSVGFVTFSTDVNINLPIGKFDLNQRSLFTGAVTDMQATGSTAMFDAIVVATKMLMDEKANNPNAKLMLFVLSDGETNQGYNFNDIESMVEVLKIPVYTIGYNANIKVLQNISSINEAASINADTDDVIYKLQNLFNAQM
- a CDS encoding toxic anion resistance protein, whose protein sequence is MSFSMEVTDTELVKKEIVEQVKPVPEEIAKLKELADNNVSEIMALDMDSLEKRKVVLQSIDEFGLETLHSSAKKNSLLQVSVGSLSKMGGEGGSVATSLLDLHHEIKDLDPSLIDFTKTGILGKIFNPLRAYFEKYEKADSVINDIVVSLEKGKTTLKNDNTTLEIEEMSMRDLTKKLTKEIEMGTMMDETISKQIDNAKASNEDPEKIRFITEEILFPLRQRIMDMQQMIVVNQQGIMAIEVIRRNNKELIRGVERAKNVTISAMRIAAIVASALYNQKIVLKKIEMLNATTNELISGTSRMLKEQGAEIHKQSMEANISVDTLKTAFTDVIAAMDAISAYKQEALPKMKQTISEFKELAEIGEQQIQRLEKGSRLSIS